AACAAGGTGCAGCAGCTCACTCAGGCAGACCTGAAGAACATGTCCCAGCCCAGATTCGCGACGCTGACGCCAAAGGCCAGCTCGACGAACTCAAGGCATCCGAAAGTAAGGAGCCATCATGGCCATCACCATTTCATTCCGAACTGTGGCGGCGAACATCACCCAGGCGTGGGACGCCGAGAAGGTGTTCGCCGCTCTGCTCGACCGCCAGTACGAAGGCGTCGCGACAAAGGGCAACACCGTCCACATCCCCGGTGTCGTCGCACCCGCGATCAAGGACTACAAGGCCAACAACCGCACCACGTCGGCTGACGCCATCACCGACACCGGCGTCGACCTCCTGATCGACCAGGAGAAGAACTTCGACTTCAAGGTCGACGACATCGACGCCGCCCAGTCTGCGGGCAGCCTGGCCCCGTACACCGACGCCGCCGGAAAGGCGCTCGTCGATGACGCGGACAAGTTCATCGCCACCATGCTCGCCGCCGGAGCCACCAACCTGTCGGGCTCCGCTCCGGACACCGGGAACAAGGCATTCGACCTCGTCAAGGCTGCTCGTGTGGCCCTGAACAAGAAGAACGCCCCGCCTCCGGCCGAGTTCTCGTGTGCAACGCCGACTTCGAAGGTCTGCTCCTCGGCGCGGATTCGAAGCTCACCAGCTTCGATGTGTCCGGCGACAACAACGGCCTCCGCAACGGCACCATCGGCTCCCTCCTCGGTTCCGTGTGCTGTCGTCGAACAACCTGCCCAACAACTCCACCCCGGCTTCGTGGCGTTCCACCCGGAGGCCGCGGCCTACGTGTCGCAGCTCGATAAGGTGGAGGCCCTGCGCGCCGACAACAGCTTCGCCGACCGGCTGCGCGGCCTGCACGTGTACGGCGGCAAGGTTGTCCGTCCGGACGGCGTCGTCAAGTTCGGAATGACTTCGGGTAGCTGATCCAGGTGTCTCTTCCTCCCTTGCTGTTCGTGACGACGTGATCGCCGTGGCGCAAAGGGACCTGACCGAACCTGAGCACGCGTCGGTGTATCAACTGTTGGATGCGGCATCGGACCAGTTCCGTGCCGCATCCCAACAGCAGTTCACCCCGGCGAGTCGACGGTGCGGTTGAAGGTGAATGGTGGGCGGGTCCGTCTGGACCAGTTGCCAGTCACAGGGGTGACGTCTGTGACCGATGACGCGGGAAACTCTGTGGACTACACCCGAAATGGGATGTGGTTGACCGTCGGATGTGATTCTTCACGGTTCCTCACTGTCACATACTCGCATGGCGGAGAAGTGCCGCCGCGTGTGAAGAATGCGGTCGCCGAAATGGTGATCCGCGCTCTTGTGACGCCGGAGGAAGTGATGGCCGGAGCCCGGTCGCTGACCGACTCCGCAGGTCCGATCTCGCAGACCACTGCATGGTCGGTCCGAGCGCCGAACTCGGGTTTGCAGATGTCCGAGTCGGACCTGAAGTTGGCGGCATCGTTTCGCTGGCAGGGAGGGCAAGTCATTGTCCAGGCACCGTAGGGGAATACCCGCCGTCTTCGACGTAGAACACCTGCCGTTCAACGGAACCGGCGCCGACGACTACGGCAACGATGTCGAGTCCTGGGGCGAACCGGACCGCGGAAGTTCGTGACGTTCATCGACCCACAAAGCGATGAACTAGATCTCCCGGGGCACATCCGGGACTCCGTTGACGTGGGAATCATCGTCCTCCCCGATTTCGGTCCGGTGTCACCACGTGACAGGGAAGTCATCGACGGAACTGTCTATGACGTTGTCGGCCAACCCAAGGACTACACCAGGATTCCGTCTCTCACGGGCGGCGGTTGCTACGTCGTAACTCTGAAGGTGGTGAAGTCGTCGTGAGAATCGAGTGGAATCAGAAGGCGTTCAAGGACGTCCGATACGGTCGGACGTCCGACATCATCAGCGAGCTCGAGGGTCATGCTGAGCGCATTGCTGACGATGCGAGCGCTATGGCGAGGGCACGTACGCGGTGGGTTCACGGGCAGGCATGGCACGTCCCCAGGGCCGTTGGCGTGCCTCTGTCGTCACCGCCGACTACAAGGCGCAACGCGACAATGCCCGCAACAACACGATCCTCAGGGCTCTCGGATAACTGATGTCGACACCCACGCTGGCGGCGCTCTCCATCTGCCGAGCGGCGCTGCCTGGAGTGAAGTTCTCCACGACCGTCTCAGAAGACCCTGCCCGATTCGGGAGGGTTTCTCGTATCGGCGGCCCACGGGATCGCTCACTGGATCGCGCTCGCATCCTTGTCGAACTGTACGGCTCAACCCCCAAGGGCAGCCCGGACACGGCGTGGACTGAGCAATCGATCGGAACCATCGCGGACGGATTCCAGGCTGCATCCTCGGGCGGCCATGGGCAGGCCTGTGGGTAACCGACTGGGTCATGAACAGCCTGGCCGACTATCCCAACCCGGACTATGAAAAGCATTCCCGTTCCAGTTCACCGGACACTCTTCGTGCTCCGAACCTAAAGTCTCCTAACTGAATAACCCTTTCGCGGCTCCTGGTCACCTCGCCTGAAAGGGGCAAAACAATGGCAGTCGAACACTCTTACGTGGCGCAGTCGCTCGACGGCGGCGTCTACTGGCGGGCACCTCTGGGTACCACGCTTCCCACCGCTCCGGTCGAGTCGCCGGAAGACCTGAACGCCGCGTTCGAGGACCACGGAACCGCGGCGGTCGACGGCCTGTCGGTCGGCATCACCCGCACCTCGAACACCGTCAAGGACTTCGACGGTGGCGACTACGTCGATGTGCAGACCGAGTACGGCACCAGCTTCAAGATCAAGCTGCTCGACGTCGACCTGCCGTCGGTGAAGCGGACCGTCGCAGGTGACGACAACGTCACCCTCATCCCCGCTGCCGGCGGCAAGGGGCAGCGCTACCACGTCCGCCACAACTCGTCGCAGCTTCCGCTGTCGGCCCACGTGTTCGCCACGAAGTGCGGCAAGAAGTTCAAGACGTACGTCGTGGAGAAGGGCCGCGTCTCGGAGATCGCGGAGTGGAAGGACGAGTCGCAGGACGCGTCGGGCGTGGAGTTGACGATCCGAGCGTTCCGCAACTCCAACGGCGACTACGTCGACGAGTTCGGCGACGTGGACGGCATCGCCGCCACTTCGGGTAGCTGACCCGTCTTGCCCGGGGAGGTATCTAGCCTCCCGGGCACACAATCTCGGCCTGGCGAAGGGGTGTCATGTTGTCCCTGACCAGGAGCCGCGTCCTTTTGCCAGGCCGGGGCTGCTCCTGGTTGAAGTTCTATCCCAATGTTGAAAGGTTCCTGGTCAAACCATGTCTGTTCCCGAAGGCTACGCAGTAGCCCCTCGTCCGACGATCACCTGTTGAAGTTCGCCGTCCCATCCCCGGGCGCGATCCGGTACTGGTGTCGATGCCGCCGCGCAAGTGGATGGACCCCGCCGAGATCAAGAAGTACCAGGACTGGATCACCCCGTTCGGGGAAGCGGATGTGAAGATCGCCGAATGGGCGAACAGCCTCAACAGCGCGGAGAAGACGCTGCCGCGCCCGGTCGACGCAGAGGAAACCCTGAAGGGTTTCGAGGAGAAGGAAGTCACCCTCCGGTGGCTCAAGCCGTACGTGTCGGCTGCCGAGTACAAGCTCCTGATGACGAAGATCCCTGAGGGCACCATCCAGTGGATCAAGAAGCAGCTCGAAGATCCTGACATCACAGTGGGGGAATCTTCGGCCTCCGCCGACTCCTAGACGAGCACGGGGAGGCCATCGAGTACGACCTGATTTCCCGCGGCCTCAGGTTGCGGGATCTCGGGAAGCCCTGGTTTTCATGGACTGACCTGCGGGCTATTGTCCGCAGGGCTCGCACAGACCACGCAATGGAGCTGTTCCGGGCATGGAATCCTGACACTTGGCTGTGGTCTGATCCGTCTGTGATGCTCTTGTCGGAGGTGGCGACGATCGTTTCCGACCTCCGATACATGCAGGCGTTGACCACGTTTAACGAAGTGCCTGAGATCTACTTCCCGGCCCGGTATGGGCCGCCTCGGGATGACGCTGCCGAAGCTACCGAGGGCGAAGGTCCCAGCGAGGCTGAGAAGGCTCGGGCGGTCGCGGCGTCGATGCGCTAGATATCACCGGACTTCACTAGTTCGCCGCCGAACTGTCCCGCAATCTGGCCTGCCATGACCGCGTTCTGGTCGAGGCTGATCAGCCAGGTTGGTCCCGTTACGTAGTAGTGGCGATCGCCAGTGATGTCTCCCGTGATGTCAGAGTGCTTTACCGATGCAGCGATTCCCTTCGAGGCGAGGTCTTCTGAGAACCACACACTCAGTCGAGCTTCGGCCGTTGGGGTTAGTGGGCACGATCCGTGCTCAGCCTTCGGCCCCGAGGTTGCGTCAGTAACCAGGCATGGGAAGCCGGCTGAAGTTAGTCCGGCCGCGAGTTGACTCACTGACGTGTACGCACCTGCGACTGCAGGGGCAGGTGCGGAGGCCGACGATGTCGCAGGAGCCTTACCGGCCTCGGGGCTTCGGTCGCTGCACCCAGAGGCGGCGAGGGCGAATGCGATTACTGGGATGGCAATGCATGCACGTTTCATCTCGACAGGATAAGCCGTCAGTGCGACGACCCGAGATAGAATGGAGCGACCCCGGAGGTGCTACCAACACCAGCCGGGGCCTAACCCACTCGCTTGAAGCACCAAGGAGGGGCTGCCGTGAAGGCTACCCGAACCCGACGTCCATGTCCGACATGTGGATCACCCATCGACCGAGGTCCCGGACAGCATGCGTACTGCTCCGACGAATGTCGCCCCATCTGCGAGCACCCCACATGCGACCGCCCTACGCGGGGCATGCAGACGGTGTGCGACTCGCACCGGGTTCAGCTTGATCGCCACGGCGAACTCCGGCCGGACACGTGGTCGAAGGAATGGGTGTGCGTCGTTTGCGGGGCAGGTGTCCCGAAGGGGTCGGGGCGCCGTAAGCACTGCTCGAGGGGCTGTCAGCAAACCGACTCTCGATACAACGGGCGTCGCCCAACGACGGCGAAATGTCGGCTATGCGGGCAGGACTTCTCCCTACAGCGGCGCACCGGGGCGAGGCTTCAGCGCACCGACACTCAGTGGTGCCGCACCTGCGGTAGAGAATCCCCCGAAGCGCGCCGATATCTGAAGTACGGAATCACCCCGGAGGAGTACGCGGCCGCGATGAATCGGGGCTGCGACATCTGCGGCGAGCGCGTGGGGGCGCTACATATCGACCATGACCACAGCTGCTGCCCTCCACGGAGTAAGCAGTGGCGAACCTGCGGGCAGTGCGTCCGCGGATTCCTCTGCGGATCGTGCAACCGCGGATTGGGCCTACTGAAGGATGACCCGAACGTGCTGCGAAGCGCGATCGAGTACCTCGGTCGAAAGGCCTAGAAACAGCGCATACATACGGACTCAACGAACACCCCTAAGGCCATGAGCCTCTGGGGTGTTCGTCATTTCTGGCGGCAAGCAAAGGGGGTGGCAGCGTGGCCACGGAGCTAGGTGTTGCCTACATTTCCATCGTTCCAGAGACGAGCCGTATCGCTCCTGGCATCCGTAACGCGCTCAATGGTGCTGAACGCGGCGCTGGTGACACTGGGCGTCGCATGGGTCACACGATGTCCACCGCCCTCGGCACGGCGCTGGGGATTGGCGTGTCGAAGGCGGCGGGCGCAGCATCGAAGGTGCTGCAGGATGCCCTGTCGGCAGGCTACAACCGGATCACCACCCTGGAGAAGGCGGACATCCAGTTCCGCAATATGGGGCTGTCGGCCGGTGACACGAAGCGTCAGCTTGCCGATCTGAATGACATCGTCACCGGCACCTCGACTTCGCTGGCTGATGCAGCGGCGGCAGCAGCGATGCTGGGCGGTGCTGGCGTGGCGGCGGGCGACGACATGAACAACGCTGTGAAGGCGTTGGTGAACATCTCTGCGGCCTCTGGCGCCTCGGCGCAGGACATCGGCCTCGTGATGATGCAGATCAAGGCGTCGGGCAAGTTGATGGGCTCGGAGGCGTTGCAGCTGGCCCAGCGCGGCGTGCCGATCTATGACCTCATTGCGAAGTCGATCGGCAAGACGACTGCCGAGGTCCGCACCCTCGGCGAAGAGGGCAAGATCTCGTTCGACCAGGTCGTCACGGCGATCAACCAGGGCACCGGCAACCTCGCGAAGGAGATGGGCGAGACCCTTCCCGCGAAGCTCGCCAACTTCCGGACCGCGATGGGCCGCCTGTCGGCTGCGGGCATGGAGCCGTTCCTTCTCCGCGCCAAGGGCGGCGTTGTCGGCCTGACCGAAGCAGTAAACGATCTCACCCCGAAGATGAAGGATTTCGCGCTCGCCGCGGACGCCAAGATCTTCGACCAGTGGGTGCCGCAGCTCAAGGGTCTGTATGCAACCCTCGAGGGCTCGGGAGCTCTTGATCGAGCGGCCGAAACCTTTACGGCGCTGTGGGATTCACTGATGGAACTCGGTCCTGCAGCGCGTACGATTGGGGCGGCACTCGCGGAAGCGTCTGCGTCGCTCGGCGTCGGCGGCTGGCAGGTGTTCCTGGCGACGGTCCAGACGGCGTCGGGGATTCTGCAAGGACTCGCCCCGGTGCTTCAGACTGTCGGCGATCTCATGGAGGCGCATCCGGGTTACGTCACCGCAGCGCTCGCGGCGTGGTTGGCGTTCCGAACCGTGCCCGCAATCCTGGGGCGCGTCACGACGGCGCTCGGCCCGATGCATACGGGAATCAGTCGTGTCGGAACGGCGTTCGGCGGTGTGCGTCCGGCAATCGGCAACTTCACCGACGCCTATCGGACCTCGCTTGGCTACATCCGGCAGGCGAACCCGCAGCTCTCGACGGCCGGCGCCCATATCCGCGTCCTTGGTGCCAACGCGGGAATGGCCGCTTCCGGCGGACTCAGCGCACTACGTGGGGCGGCCGGTGGACTGTCTGCGGCATTGGGCGGCCCTTTGAATATCGCGCTCATGGCTGGTGCCGCATATCTGATGATGGGCGCGCAGGCTCACGCCGATGCGACGCAGAAGGCGAAGGCTCAGTCGCAGGCGGTGAAGGAGCTTGCGGAGTCCCAGAGGCTGATGGGTGCCGCTTTCCGTGAGTCCCGCGGTGCATGAACGATGACACCTGGGCCAAGGCTGCGGAACAGGTTGGGGCGTACCAGAAGACGCTGAGCACTGCCGCCGATCAGCACAAGTCGACGTGGAACAGCTCAAAGAGGTCGGCGGCCTCTTCAAGATGCATCCGGCTCGAACGAAGTGCTGAATGAGAACGCCGAGCGAGCCATGGCGGCTGAAAAGGCGATCCGCGATCTCGGGATGTCCAACGAAGAAGTCGCCGCTCTCTGTACGGCTCCGACGGACAGTGGAAGCTGCTTGGTGACCGACTTGCCGCCACTGGCGAGGGCGGCATCATGGCGGCGGCCAGCTCTCGGATCTGAGAGCTGCCCGCCGCCATGATGCCGCCCCTCGCCAGTGGCGGCAAGTCGGTCACCAAGCAGCTTCCACTGTCCGTCGGAGCCGTACAGAGAGCGGGCGACTTCTTCGTTGGACATCCCGAGATCGCGGATCGCCTTTTCAGCCGCCATGGCTCGCTCGCGTTCTCATTCAGCACTTCGTTCGAGCCGGATGCCATCTTGAAGAGGCCGCCGACCTCTTTGAGCTGTTCCCACGTCGACTTGTGCTGATCGGCGGCAGTGCTCAGCGTCTTCTGGTACGCCCCAACCTGTTCCGCAGCCTTGGCCCAGGTGTCATCGTTCATGGCACCGCGGGACTCACGGAAAGCGGCACCCATCAGCCTCTGGGACTCCGCAAGCTCCTTCACCGCCTGCGACTGAGCCTTCGCCTTCTGCGTCGCATCGGCGTGAGCCTGCGCGCCCATCATCAGATATGCGGCACCAGCCATGAGCGCGATATTCAAAGGGCCGCCCAATGCCGCAGACAGTCCACCGGCCGCCCCACGTAGTGCGCTGAGTCCGCCGGAAGCGGCCATTCCCGCGTTGGCACCAAGGACGCGGATATGGGCGCCGGCCGTCGAGAGCTGCGGGTTCGCCTGCCGGATGTAGCCAAGCGAGGTCCGATAGGCGTCGGTGAAGTTGCCGATTGCCGGACGCACACCGCCGAACGCCGTTCCGACACGACTGATTCCCGTATGCATCGGGCCGAGCGCCGTCGTGACGCGCCCCAGGATTGCGGGCACGGTTCGGAACGCCAACCACGCCGCGAGCGCTGCGGTGACGTAACCCGGATGCGCCTCCATGAGATCGCCGACAGTCTGAAGCACCGGGGCGAGTCCTTGCAGAATCCCCGACGCCGTCTGGACCGTCGCCAGGAACACCTGCCAGCCGCCGACGCCGAGCGACGCAGACGCTTCCGCGAGTGCCGCCCCAATCGTACGCGCTGCAGGACCGAGTTCCATCAGTGAATCCCACAGCGCCGTAAAGGTTTCGGCCGCTCGATCAAGAGCTCCCGAGCCCTCGAGGGTTGCATACAGACCCTTGAGCTGCGGCACCCACTGGTCGAAGATCTTGGCGTCCGCGGCGAGCGCGAAATCCTTCATCTTCGGGGTGAGATCGTTTACTGCTTCGGTCAGGCCGACAACGCCGCCCTTGGCGCGGAGAAGGAACGGCTCCATGCCCGCAGCCGACAGGCGGCCCATCGCGGTCCGGAAGTTGGCGAGCTTCGCGGGAAGGGTCTCGCCCATCTCCTTCGCGAGGTTGCCGGTGCCCTGGTTGATCGCCGTGACGACCTGGTCGAACGAGATCTTGCCCTCTTCGCCGAGGGTGCGGACCTCGGCAGTCGTCTTGCCGATCGACTTCGCAATGAGGTCATAGATCGGCACGCCGCGCTGGGCCAGCTGCAACGCCTCCGAGCCCATCAACTTGCCCGACGCCTTGATCTGCATCATCACGAGGCCGATGTCCTGCGCCGAGGCGCCAGAGGCCGCAGAGATGTTCACCAACGCCTTCACAGCGTTGTTCATGTCGTCGCCCGCCGCCACGCCAGCACCGCCCAGCATCGCTGCTGCCGCCGCTGCATCAGCCAGCGAAGTCGAGGTGCCGGTGACGATGTCATTCAGATCGGCAAGCTGACGCTTCGTGTCACCGGCCGACAGCCCCATATTGCGGAACTGGATGTCCGCCTTCTCCAGGGTGGTGATCCGGTTGTAGCCTGCCGACAGGGCATCCTGCAGCACCTTCGATGCTGCGCCCGCCGCCTTCGACACGCCAATCCCCAGCGCCGTGCCGAGGGCGGTGGACATCGTGTGACCCATGCGACGCCCAGTGTCACCAGCGCCGCGTTCAGCACCATTGAGCGCGTTACGGATGCCAGGAGCGATACGGCTCGTCTCTGGAACGATGGAAATGTAGGCAACACCTAGCTCCGTGGCCACGCTGCCACCCCCTTTGCTTGCCGCCAGAAATGACGAACACCCCAGAGGCTCATGGCCTTAGGGGTGTTCGTTGAGTCCGTATGTATGCGCTGTTTCTAGGCCTTTCGACCGAGGTACTCGATCGCGCTTCGCAGCACGTTCGGGTCATCCTTCAGTAGGCCCAATCCGCGGTTGCACGATCCGCAGAGGAATCCGCGGACGCACTGCCCGCAGGTTCGCCACTGCTTACTCCGTGGAGGGCAGCAGCTGTGGTCATGGTCGATATGTAGCGCCCCCACGCGCTCGCCGCAGATGTCGCAGCCCCGATTCATCGCGGCCGCGTACTCCTCCGGGGTGATTCCGTACTTCAGATATCGGCGCGCTTCGGGGATTCTCTACCGCAGGTGCGGCACCACTGAGTGTCGGTGCGCTGAAGCCTCGCCCCGGTGCGCCGCTGTAGGGAGAAGTCCTGCCCGCATAGCCGACATTTCGCCGTCGTTGGGCGACGCCCGTTGTATCGAGAGTCGGTTTGCTGACAGCCCCTCGAGCAGTGCTTACGGCGCCCCGACCCCTTCGGGACACCTGCCCCGCAAACGACGCACACCCATTCCTTCGACCACGTGTCCGGCCGGAGTTCGCCGTGGCGATCAAGCTGAACCCGGTGCGAGTCGCACACCGTCTGCATGCCCCGCGTAGGGCGGTCGCATGTGGGGTGCTCGCAGATGGGGCGACATTCGTCGGAGCAGTACGCATGCTGTCCGGGACCTCGGTCGATGGGTGATCCACATGTCGGACATGGACGTCGGGTTCGGGTAGCCTTCACGGCAGCCCCTCCTTGGTGCTTCAAGCGAGTGGGTTAGGCCCCGGCTGGTGTTGGTAGCACCTCCGGGGTCGCTCCATTCTATCTCGGGTCGTCGCACTGACGGCTTATCCTGTCGAGATGAAACGTGCATGCATTGCCATCCCAGTAATCGCATTCGCCCTCGCCGCCTCTGGGTGCAGCGACCGAAGCCCCGAGGCCGGTAAGGCTCCTGCGACATCGTCGGCCTCCGCACCTGCCCCTGCAGTCGCAGGTGCGTACACGTCAGTGAGTCAACTCGCGGCCGGACTAACTTCAGCCGGCTTCCCATGCCTGGTTACTGACGCAACCTCGGGGCCGAAGGCTGAGCACGGATCGTGCCCACTAACCCCAACGGCCGAAGCTCGACTGAGTGTGTGGTTCTCAGAAGACCTCGCCTCGAAGGGAATCGCTGCATCGGTAAAGCACTCTGACATCACGGGAGACATCACTGGCGATCGCCACTACTACGTAACGGGACCAACCTGGCTGATCAGCCTCGACCAGAACGCGGTCATGGCAGGCCAGATTGCGGGACAGTTCGGCGGCGAACTAGTGAAGTCCGGTGATATCTAGCGCATCGACGCCGCGACCGCCCGAGCCTTCTCAGCCTCGCTGGGACCTTCGCCCTCGGTAGCTTCGGCAGCGTCATCCCGAGGCGGCCCATACCGGGCCGGGAAGTAGATCTCAGGCACTTCGTTAAACGTGGTCAACGCCTGCATGTATCGGAGGTCGGAAACGATCGTCGCCACCTCCGACAAGAGCATCACAGACGGATCAGACCACAGCCAAGTGTCAGGATTCCATGCCCGGAACAGCTCCATTGCGTGGTCTGTGCGAGCCCTGCGGACAATAGCCCGCAGGTCAGTCCATGAAAACCAGGGCTTCCCGAGATCCCGCAACCTGAGGCCGCGGGAAATCAGGTCGTACTCGATGGCCTCCCCGTGCTCGTCTAGGAGTCGGCGGAGGCCGAAGATTCCCCCACTGTGATGTCAGGATCTTCGAGCTGCTTCTTGATCCACTGGATGGTGCCCTCAGGGATCTTCGTCATCAGGAGCTTGTACTCGGCAGCCGACACGTACGGCTTGAGCCACCGGAGGGTGACTTCCTTCTCCTCGAAACCCTTCAGGGTTTCCTCTGCGTCGACCGGGCGCGGCAGCGTCTTCTCCGCGCTGTTGAGGCTGTTCGCCCATTCGGCGATCTTCACATCCGCTTCCCGAACGGGGTGATCCAGTCCTGGTACTTCTTGATCTCGGCGGGGTCCATCCACTTGCGCGGCGGCATCG
This genomic stretch from Gordonia westfalica harbors:
- a CDS encoding endonuclease domain-containing protein, which gives rise to MQTVCDSHRVQLDRHGELRPDTWSKEWVCVVCGAGVPKGSGRRKHCSRGCQQTDSRYNGRRPTTAKCRLCGQDFSLQRRTGARLQRTDTQWCRTCGRESPEARRYLKYGITPEEYAAAMNRGCDICGERVGALHIDHDHSCCPPRSKQWRTCGQCVRGFLCGSCNRGLGLLKDDPNVLRSAIEYLGRKA
- a CDS encoding tape measure protein, with amino-acid sequence MSTALGTALGIGVSKAAGAASKVLQDALSAGYNRITTLEKADIQFRNMGLSAGDTKRQLADLNDIVTGTSTSLADAAAAAAMLGGAGVAAGDDMNNAVKALVNISAASGASAQDIGLVMMQIKASGKLMGSEALQLAQRGVPIYDLIAKSIGKTTAEVRTLGEEGKISFDQVVTAINQGTGNLAKEMGETLPAKLANFRTAMGRLSAAGMEPFLLRAKGGVVGLTEAVNDLTPKMKDFALAADAKIFDQWVPQLKGLYATLEGSGALDRAAETFTALWDSLMELGPAARTIGAALAEASASLGVGGWQVFLATVQTASGILQGLAPVLQTVGDLMEAHPGYVTAALAAWLAFRTVPAILGRVTTALGPMHTGISRVGTAFGGVRPAIGNFTDAYRTSLGYIRQANPQLSTAGAHIRVLGANAGMAASGGLSALRGAAGGLSAALGGPLNIALMAGAAYLMMGAQAHADATQKAKAQSQAVKELAESQRLMGAAFRESRGA
- a CDS encoding tape measure protein; amino-acid sequence: MSTALGTALGIGVSKAAGAASKVLQDALSAGYNRITTLEKADIQFRNMGLSAGDTKRQLADLNDIVTGTSTSLADAAAAAAMLGGAGVAAGDDMNNAVKALVNISAASGASAQDIGLVMMQIKASGKLMGSEALQLAQRGVPIYDLIAKSIGKTTAEVRTLGEEGKISFDQVVTAINQGTGNLAKEMGETLPAKLANFRTAMGRLSAAGMEPFLLRAKGGVVGLTEAVNDLTPKMKDFALAADAKIFDQWVPQLKGLYATLEGSGALDRAAETFTALWDSLMELGPAARTIGAALAEASASLGVGGWQVFLATVQTASGILQGLAPVLQTVGDLMEAHPGYVTAALAAWLAFRTVPAILGRVTTALGPMHTGISRVGTAFGGVRPAIGNFTDAYRTSLGYIRQANPQLSTAGAHIRVLGANAGMAASGGLSALRGAAGGLSAALGGPLNIALMAGAAYLMMGAQAHADATQKAKAQSQAVKELAESQRLMGAAFRESRGAMNDDTWAKAAEQVGAYQKTLSTAADQHKSTWEQLKEVGGLFKMASGSNEVLNENASEPWRLKRRSAISGCPTKKSPALCTAPTDSGSCLVTDLPPLARGGIMAAGSSQIRELAAAMMPPSPVAASRSPSSFHCPSEPYRERRLLRWTSRDRGSPFQPPWLARRSHSALRSSRMHLEEAADLFELFHVDLC
- a CDS encoding endonuclease domain-containing protein, with translation MPEARRYLKYGITPEEYAAAMNRGCDICGERVGALHIDHDHSCCPPRSKQWRTCGQCVRGFLCGSCNRGLGLLKDDPNVLRSAIEYLGRKA